In Gossypium raimondii isolate GPD5lz chromosome 12, ASM2569854v1, whole genome shotgun sequence, a single window of DNA contains:
- the LOC105763527 gene encoding ras-related protein RABH1e isoform X1 — protein sequence MATVSPLAKYKLVFLGDQSIGKTSIITRFMYDKFDTTYQATIGIDFLSKTMYLEDRTVRLQLWDTAGQERFRSLIPSYIRDSSVAVIVYDVASDPNYILADRQSFLNTSKWMEEVRTERGSDVIIVLVGNKTDLVDKRQVSIEEGDSKARELGVMFIETSAKAGFNIKPLFRKIAAALPGMERLSSTKQDDMVDVNLKSTVNSSQIEQQGGGCAC from the exons atggcgACAGTCTCTCCTTTGGCGAAATACAAGCTGGTATTCTTAGGCGATCAATCCATCGGCAAAACCAGCATTATCACCCGCTTCATGTACGACAAATTCGACACCACTTACCAG GCCACCATTGGAAttgattttttatcaaaaacaatGTATCTTGAAGATCGAACGGTTCGTTTGCAGCTTTG GGATACTGCTGGGCAGGAGAGGTTTAGGAGTCTTATTCCGAGTTATATCAGAGATTCTTCTGTTGCAGTAATTGTCTATGATGTAGCTAGTGA CCCCAATTATATCCTTGCAGATAGGCAATCATTTTTGAACACCTCCAAATGGATGGAGGAGGTACGCACAGAACGAGGCAGTGATGTCATTATTGTTCTTGTTGGGAACAAAACTGATCTAGTTGATAAAAG GCAGGTCTCTATAGAGGAAGGAGATAGCAAAGCTCGTGAATTAGGAGTCATGTTTATAGAAACCAGTGCAAAAGCGGGATTCAATATCAAg CCTCTATTCCGGAAAATCGCGGCTGCCTTACCGGGGATGGAAAGACTTTCTTCAACAAAACAAGACGACATGGTGGATGTGAACTTGAAATCCACCGTCAATTCTTCCCAGATAGAGCAACAAGGAGGTGGTTGTGCATGTTAA
- the LOC105763527 gene encoding ras-related protein RABH1e isoform X2, which yields MATVSPLAKYKLVFLGDQSIGKTSIITRFMYDKFDTTYQATIGIDFLSKTMYLEDRTVRLQLWDTAGQERFRSLIPSYIRDSSVAVIVYDVANRQSFLNTSKWMEEVRTERGSDVIIVLVGNKTDLVDKRQVSIEEGDSKARELGVMFIETSAKAGFNIKPLFRKIAAALPGMERLSSTKQDDMVDVNLKSTVNSSQIEQQGGGCAC from the exons atggcgACAGTCTCTCCTTTGGCGAAATACAAGCTGGTATTCTTAGGCGATCAATCCATCGGCAAAACCAGCATTATCACCCGCTTCATGTACGACAAATTCGACACCACTTACCAG GCCACCATTGGAAttgattttttatcaaaaacaatGTATCTTGAAGATCGAACGGTTCGTTTGCAGCTTTG GGATACTGCTGGGCAGGAGAGGTTTAGGAGTCTTATTCCGAGTTATATCAGAGATTCTTCTGTTGCAGTAATTGTCTATGATGTAGCTA ATAGGCAATCATTTTTGAACACCTCCAAATGGATGGAGGAGGTACGCACAGAACGAGGCAGTGATGTCATTATTGTTCTTGTTGGGAACAAAACTGATCTAGTTGATAAAAG GCAGGTCTCTATAGAGGAAGGAGATAGCAAAGCTCGTGAATTAGGAGTCATGTTTATAGAAACCAGTGCAAAAGCGGGATTCAATATCAAg CCTCTATTCCGGAAAATCGCGGCTGCCTTACCGGGGATGGAAAGACTTTCTTCAACAAAACAAGACGACATGGTGGATGTGAACTTGAAATCCACCGTCAATTCTTCCCAGATAGAGCAACAAGGAGGTGGTTGTGCATGTTAA